From Acipenser ruthenus chromosome 23, fAciRut3.2 maternal haplotype, whole genome shotgun sequence, the proteins below share one genomic window:
- the LOC131699669 gene encoding zinc-binding protein A33-like, whose product MAAVRKETSLKDELTCAICYDLFTEPVMLGCMHHFCKACIVTFWRGVRGPVSCPQCRHEFPSKHFQTNYLVAGVVERVKATSTEGYVTKLQKQMKDSLRDHHTKRDDFLNMIQRDEEKIGCIQRSCAELQRKVQGEFQLLHQMIQDEEASVLEQLKREEAELLSQLGTHLQQLREAVREAEESMGLLQRTMDSMEHSIVVEAPEMNLRSSVGKEPNVNFNLIVSKYTGPLQYIVWKKMAKLLKPAPAPLTFDPETAHPNLILSRDRQSVAECNEKLSPRSHPKRFDQCVNVLAAQGFACGSHYWEVEVGRKTKWDLGVALGSVDRKTRVKLCPENGYWTLRLRNGNEYWAGTRPWTPLRLHSALCRVGVFLNCEEGRVSFYNAEDMMLLFTFFSSFSGKVFPFFSTCFNDGGRNAEPMRLCHLSL is encoded by the exons ATGGCTGCAGTAAGGAAAGAGACCAGCCTGAAAGATGAGCTGACCTGTGCCATCTGCTATGACCTGTTCACGGAGCCGGTGATGCTGGGCTGCATGCACCACTTCTGCAAGGCCTGCATCGTGACGTTCTGGAGGGGGGTCCGGGGCCCGGTGTCCTGTCCTCAATGCAGGCACGAGTTCCCCAGCAAACACTTTCAGACCAACTACCTGGTGGCAGGTGTGGTGGAGAGGGTCAAGGCTACAAGCACTGAGGGCTACGTGACAAAACTGCAG AAACAAATGAAGGATTCACTGAGAGATCACCATACCAAGAGGGATGACTTTCTGAACATGATTCAGCGTGATGAAGAGAAGATTGGCTGCATTCAG CGCTCCTGTGCCGAGCTGCAGAGGAAGGTCCAGGGCGAGTTTCAGCTCCTGCACCAGATGATTCAGGACGAGGAGGCGTCGGTGCTGGAGCAGCTGAAGCGGGAGGAGGCGGAGCTGCTGAGCCAGCTGGGCACACACCTGCAGCAGCTGAGGGAAGCCGTGAGGGAGGCGGAGGAGAGCATGGGGCTCCTGCAGCGCACCATGGACAGCATGGAGCACAGCATCGTGGTGGAG gccCCAGAAATGAACCTCAG atcatCAGTCGGAAAGGAACCAAATGTAAACTTCAACCTTATCGTTAGTAAGTACACGGGCCCCTTGCAGTACATCGTTTGGAAGAAGATGGCCAAGCTTCTCAAACCTG CACCAGCTCCGCTGACCTTTGACCCCGAGACTGCCCACCCTAACCTGATCCTTTCCCGAGACCGACAGTCGGTAGCAGAGTGCAACGAGAAGCTGTCCCCCCGCAGCCACCCCAAGCGCTTCGACCAGTGCGTGAACGTGCTGGCAGCACAGGGATTCGCCTGTGGGAGCcactactgggaggtggaggtggggaggAAGACCAAGTGGGACCTGGGTGTGGCTCTAGGATCTGTCGACAGGAAAACGAGGGTCAAACTGTGCCCCGAAAACGGCTACTGGACCCTCCGGCTGCGCAATGGGAATGAGTACTGGGCAGGCACTCGGCCCTGGACCCCCCTGCGCCTTCACAGCGCCCTCTGTAGGGTTGGTGTTTTTCTGAACTGTGAGGAGGGGAGGGTATCTTTCTACAATGCTGAGGATATGATGCTGCTCTTCACCTTCTTTAGCAGCTTTAGTGGGAAGGTCTTTCCTTTCTTCAGCACCTGCTTCAATGACGGGGGCAGGAATGCAGAGCCGATGCGCCTCTGTCACCTCAGCCTTTAA
- the LOC131699607 gene encoding neuropeptide Y receptor type 2-like, with the protein MRPVDTERGEKALRSLHFFLEQRETLTWLVAAILAGPLAIFREYRYEEIPSINLRIEVCSEKWPHGNNRDGTIYSLSMLLLQYVLPLGIISYAYVRIWIKLKNHVSPCSRSDSHYRRRKTTKMLVMVVVVFGVCWLPFHVFQLASDLDLIMKFEEYKLLYTVFHVIAMCSTSANPLLYGWMNKNYRNGFLMFFRCEHKPEAIHLECSMRTRLNTFQTVTLNGSHKWGASNGQPPTAV; encoded by the exons ATGAGACCGGTGGATACAGAGCGTGGGGAGAAGGCACTAAGGTCCCTGCACTTTTTCT TAGAGCAGCGTGAGACTCTTACCTGGCTGGTGGCGGCCATCCTGGCTGGACCCTTGGCCATCTTCCGAGAGTACAGGTACGAGGAAATCCCCTCCATCAACCTGAGGATTGAAGTGTGCTCCGAGAAGTGGCCTCACGGGAACAACCGCGACGGCACCATCTACAGCCTCTCCATGCTCCTCCTGCAGTACGTCTTGCCTCTGGGCATCATCAGCTATGCCTACGTGCGCATCTGGATCAAGCTGAAGAACCACGTGAGCCCCTGTAGCCGCAGCGACAGCCACTACCGCCGGAGAAAGACTACCAAGAtgctggtgatggtggtggtggtctTCGGGGTGTGCTGGCTGCCCTTCCACGTGTTCCAGCTGGCCAGTGACCTGGACCTGATCATGAAGTTTGAGGAGTACAAGCTCCTCTACACGGTGTTCCACGTGATCGCCATGTGCTCCACCTCCGCCAACCCGCTGCTCTACGGCTGGATGAACAAAAACTACCGCAATGGCTTCCTCATGTTCTTCCGCTGCGAGCACAAGCCCGAGGCCATCCACCTGGAGTGCTCGATGAGGACCAGGCTCAACACCTTCCAGACCGTGACGCTGAACGGCAGTCACAAGTGGGGCGCCAGCAATGGCCAGCCTCCCACAGCTGTTTAG
- the LOC117413093 gene encoding max dimerization protein 3-like translates to MEMNTCNIQVLLQAAEYLERREREAEHGYASASPFYSKGAADQRSKQKSRKNLQSIRTVHNELEKHRRAQLRRCLEQLKQQVPLSAESSRNTTLNLLRRARLHIKKLQEQDKRAERMKDRLRWEQSGLRGRLEQLLGGTERTRNDSLGSALSSERSDSDQEDVEIDVESTVFVCVETEGLGDTQGEGDHSYSSPGLVWL, encoded by the exons ATGGAAATGAACACGTGTAACATCCAGGTCCTGTTGCAAGCAGCGGAATATCttgagaggagagagcgag AAGCAGAGCACGGTTATGCATCTGCATCGCCGTTTTACAGTAAGGGTGCCGCGGATCAGCGAAGCAAGCAGAAATCCAGGAAGAATCTGCAGAGCATCAG gacGGTGCACAATGAGCTGGAGAAACACAG ACGAGCCCAGCTCCGCCGCTGCCTGGAGCAGCTGAAACAGCAGGTCCCTCTGAGTGCAGAGTCCTCGAGAAACACGACCCTGAACCTGCTGCGCCGGGCGCGCCTGCACATCAAG aAGCTGCAGGAGCAGGACAAGCGCGCTGAACGTATGAAGGACCGTCTGCGCTGGGAGCAGAGTGGGCTGCGTGGGAGACTGGAACAGCTGCTAGGGGGGACAGAGAGAACGAGGAATGACAGCCTGGGATCAGCACTGTCCTCGGAGAGGTCCGACTCCGACcaag AGGACGTGGAGATTGATGTGGAGAGCACAGTGTTCGTGTGTGTGGAGACGGAGGGCCTGGGAGATACACAGGGGGAAGGAGATCACAGCTACTCCAGCCCAGGACTGGTCTGGCTATGA
- the LOC117413062 gene encoding lateral signaling target protein 2 homolog, producing MLPALMRRWLYRPKRSDQRPLAQFYHADEEVTRITAELNGVDLRKDLQKYLVLLNQLRISQDRMLRTIELVMEECIPAERQSRDYHIKFPDEILHNNLGVQLWFAAECLSAGSFLEVRESEGVLLRPLAEELLHCLEGLRLLLREHSLSDSRSYPPLVKEALLQYDRVFSEFELSYISTVIPVKSAEEMQRQQEIVVLFCETVDRALKLGYLTQELIDGCDPLLMFTIPRLAIICGLLIFPDGPLNLQHGPESMSGLFRPFYTLLQKIRDLLGILTAEELDILEMNLCTAESGGFLCQQERSPPSTGSGGSPYPDELPPADYEPEPGKLEAHWAHRAPEPLRDLYTVATASSSSSSSSSSSSSSSSQHREGADFSPIYPTQEAAPEHVIPQNSHPHPAAPGGRDWGFSGSPFPYPSSAFHQSGRQQLQATAKHGHPAEDCHTALGTGEQIRNVNELLGSDSDRFYRSYSVTVYNRAPARTEAEGEVRDSTPLVMSHSAVPGQQLRTTEPRHPSRDSSRRRSGQESYHDLAKIRRAVEGARLRAHYRSNRDMIHRLFVCISGVADQLQTNFASDMRTILKSVFEVTASSADPWVDSAEIDSAVEVEEEDSSVSRQEECELCEELNDSNVGNAAGPPVWVPDSACNRCSACETPFTLLRRRHHCRSCGKIFCARCSPHETPIPRFGQLRAVRVCSHCFTSHIGGETTQF from the exons AGGTCAGACCAGCGGCCACTGGCTCAGTTCTACCATGCAGACGAGGAGGTGACGAGGATCACGGCAGAGCTGAATGGAGTGGACCTCAGGAAGGACCTGCAGAAATACCTGGTGCTGCTCAACCAGCTGAGAATCAGTCAG GACCGCATGTTGAGGACTATCGAGCTAGTGATGGAGGAGTGTATCCCGGCTGAGAGGCAGAGCCGCGATTATCACATCAAGTTTCCAGATGAGATCCTTCACAACAACCTGGGGGTGCAGCTGTGGTTCGCTGCCGAG TGCTTGTCTGCGGGCTCTTTCCTGGAGGTGCGGGAGTCGGAGGGTGTTCTACTGCGCCCCCTAGCTGAGGAACTGCTGCACTGCCTGGAGGGGTTGAGGCTGCTGCTGAGGGAGCACAGCCTGAGTGACTCCCGCAGCTACCCGCCACTAGTCAAGGAGGCCCTGCTCCAGTACGACCGCGTCTTCTCCGAGTTTGAGCTCAG TTACATTTCCACGGTGATCCCTGTGAAGTCAGCAGAGGAGATGCAGAGGCAGCAGGAGATTGTGGTCTTGTTCTGTGAGACTGTGGACAG AGCTCTCAAGCTGGGATACCTGACCCAGGAGCTGATTGATGGCTGTGACCCGCTGCTGATGTTCACAATCCCTCGACTCGCTATCATCTG CGGGCTGCTCATCTTCCCAGACGGTCCCCTGAATCTCCAGCACGGGCCCGAGAGCATGTCCGGTCTGTTCAGACCCTTCTACACTCTACTGCAGAAAATCAG GGACCTGCTGGGCATCCTCACTGCTGAGGAGCTCGACATCCTGGAGATGAACCTGTGCACAGCGGAGTCAGGCGGCTTCCTCTGCCAACAGGAGCGCTCGCCACCCTCTACTGGCAGTGGAGGGAGCCCCTACCCCGACGAGCTCCCTCCTGCTGATTATGAGCCAGAGCCTGGGAAGCTGGAGGCTCATTGGGCACACAGGGCCCCTGAGCCACTGCGGGACCTTTATACTGTAGCTAcagcttcctcctcctcctcctcctcctcctcctcctcctcctcctcctcctcacagcaCAGAGAAGGTGCTGATTTCTCTCCCATTTATCCCACCCAGGAGGCAGCCCCAGAACATGTAATCCCACAAAACAGCCATCCGCACCCAGCTGCCCCGGGCGGAAGGGATTGGGGATTCTCTGGAAGCCCTTTTCCATATCCGAGCTCAGCATTCCACCAGTCAGGGCGCCAACAGCTGCAAGCAACGGCAAAGCACGGGCATCCTGCGGAGGACTGTCACACTGCTCTGGGCACTGGAGAGCAGATCCGGAATGTCAATGAATTGCTGGGTTCAGACAGTGATAGGTTCTATCGTTCTTACTCTGTGACTGTTTATAATAGAGCTCCTGCCAGGACAGAAGCAGAAGGCGAGGTGAGAGACAGCACGCCCCTTGTGATGTCGCACAGCGCGGTTCCTGGACAGCAACTTCGAACCACAGAGCCCAGACATCCATCCAGAGACAGCAGCAG GAGGCGGAGCGGGCAGGAAAGCTATCACGACCTTGCTAAGATCAGACGTGCTGTCGAGGGCGCCCGGCTGCGGGCACATTACCGTAGCAACAGGGACATGATCCACAGGCTCTTCGTGTGCATCTCAG gGGTCGCGGACCAGCTTCAGACGAACTTTGCCAGCGACATGCGGACCATTTTGAAGTCCGTGTTCGAGGTGACTGCGTCCAGCGCTGACCCATGGGTTGACAGTGCTGAGATCGATT CCgcagtggaggtggaggaggaggacagCTCCGTTTCCAGGCAGGAGGAGTGCGAGTTGTGTGAGGAGCTCAACGACAGTAACGTTGGCAACGCTGCAG GTCCCCCTGTGTGGGTGCCAGACAGCGCCTGCAATCGCTGCTCAGCCTGCGAGACTCCGTTCACCCTCCTGCGGAGACGACACCACTGCAGAAGCTGCGGCAAG ATCTTCTGTGCCCGCTGTTCACCCCACGAGACCCCTATCCCTCGCTTCGGACAGCTGAGAGCAGTCCGGGTCTGCAGCCACTGCTTCACGTCTCACATCGGCGGGGAAACCACGCAGTTTTaa
- the LOC117413097 gene encoding PRELI domain-containing protein 1, mitochondrial-like — MVKYFLGLSVLKSSWDQVFVAFWQRYPNPYSKHVLTEDILFREVTPDNRLISRRLLTKTNRAPRWTEKYLPSNMTRSAYVIEDSIVDPQSRTLTTFTWNISHARYMAVEERCVYGVNPDNNSWTEIKREAWISSNLFGLSRALQEFGLARFKSSVTKTMKGFEFILAKMQGGTPSRTLAETAKEATDKVKETALAATEKAKDLASQAQKKQQYV, encoded by the exons ATGGTGAAGTATTTTCTGGGACTGAGTGTTCTGAAGAGCTCGTGGGACCAAGTGTTTGTGGCGTTCTGGCAGCGCTATCCAAACCCCTACAG TAAGCATGTCCTCACTGAGGATATCCTCTTCCGGGAGGTCACCCCAGATAACCGACTCATTTCCAGGAGGCTGCTGACCAAGACCAACCGGGCGCCCCGCTGGACTGAGAAGTACCTCCCCTCCAACATGACGCGCTCTGCCTACGTCATCGAGGACTCCATCGTGGACCCCCAGAGCAGGACCCTCACCACCTTCACCTGGAACATCAGCCACGCGCGCTACATG GCGGTGGAGGAACGCTGTGTTTATGGAGTGAACCCTGACAATAACAGCTGGACTGAGATCAAGCGAGAGGCATGGATTTCATCCAACTTGTTTGGCCTCTCCAGAGCTCTTCAG GAATTTGGCCTAGCCAGGTTTAAGAGCAGCGTTACAAAGACCATGAAGGGGTTTGAATTCATCCTGGCAAAAATGCAAG GGGGTACTCCTTCAAGGACCCTGGCGGAAACAGCTAAAGAAGCAACAGACAAAGTAAAGGAGACGGCTCTGGCTGCTACAGAGAAAGCCAAGGACCTGGCCTCCCAGGCTCAGAAAAAGCAGCAGTATGTCTGA